The Pseudomonadota bacterium genome has a window encoding:
- a CDS encoding NAD(P)-dependent glycerol-3-phosphate dehydrogenase, translating into MPVSKAAVIGAGSWGTALARLLSEKGYRVTLWGHRLDHVAEIIANRENLTYLPGFKLNDNLTATADLKEAVAGHELVLMVVPSHGYREVFRRLLPHLEKNVSLISAVKGIENDTLMTMDQVVVDELGKIDAPPALKIGVLAGPSFAKEVAAGVPTAVTVAANTREDARFFQQVFNAPRFRVYASTDVIGMELCGALKNPIAIGAGICDGLGYGTNTRAALITRGLAEITRLGVRMGAQPLTFAGLAGMGDLVLTCTGDLSRNRQVGLKLGQGQKIKQIVAEMKMVAEGVKTTRSAYNLARKMNIEMPILEQVYQVIYEDMDCNEAVKTLLARSLKEEIEF; encoded by the coding sequence GTGCCTGTAAGTAAAGCGGCGGTCATAGGCGCCGGAAGCTGGGGCACCGCCCTGGCCAGATTGCTGAGTGAAAAAGGGTATCGGGTCACCCTGTGGGGCCACCGTCTGGACCATGTCGCCGAGATCATTGCCAACCGGGAAAACCTCACCTATCTGCCCGGATTCAAACTGAATGATAATCTAACCGCAACCGCCGATCTCAAAGAGGCGGTTGCCGGCCATGAGCTGGTCCTGATGGTGGTGCCGTCCCACGGCTACCGGGAGGTCTTCCGCCGGCTTCTTCCCCATCTTGAAAAAAATGTCTCGTTGATTTCTGCGGTCAAAGGAATCGAAAACGACACCCTGATGACCATGGATCAGGTTGTGGTGGATGAACTCGGCAAAATCGACGCGCCACCCGCTCTGAAAATAGGTGTTCTGGCCGGACCGAGTTTTGCCAAGGAGGTTGCCGCCGGTGTCCCCACTGCAGTGACCGTGGCTGCCAACACCAGAGAAGACGCACGTTTTTTTCAGCAGGTTTTCAACGCCCCCCGGTTCAGGGTTTACGCTTCCACCGATGTGATCGGTATGGAGCTCTGCGGCGCCCTTAAAAATCCGATCGCCATCGGTGCCGGGATCTGTGATGGCCTTGGCTACGGGACCAACACCCGCGCCGCCCTGATCACCAGGGGGTTGGCCGAGATCACCCGCCTCGGGGTCAGGATGGGCGCCCAGCCCTTGACCTTTGCCGGACTTGCCGGCATGGGCGACCTCGTCCTCACCTGCACCGGAGACCTTTCCAGAAACCGGCAGGTCGGCCTCAAACTCGGCCAGGGTCAAAAGATTAAACAGATCGTCGCTGAGATGAAGATGGTCGCCGAAGGGGTCAAAACCACCAGATCCGCCTACAACCTCGCCCGCAAAATGAACATCGAGATGCCGATTCTCGAACAGGTGTACCAGGTAATCTACGAAGACATGGACTGCAACGAAGCGGTCAAAACCCTCCTGGCCAGAAGCCTGAAGGAAGAGATCGAGTTTTGA
- the gyrA gene encoding DNA gyrase subunit A has product MVDETKEMTDEVFPDISIESELKKSYMDYAMSVIVGRALPDVRDGLKPVHRRALFAMRELNNYHNRPYLKSARIVGDVIGKYHPHGDTAAYDTIVRMAQTFSMRYLLVDGQGNFGSVDGDSPAAMRYTEARMTRIDQEIIADLDKETVEFTPTYDNTHMEPVVFPTKVPTLLINGSSGIAVGMATNIPPHNITEVMNGLIALIEDPSISIHQLMEIITGPDFPTAAFICGRAGIREAYETGRGSILMRSRTEVEKSKKANRESIIITEIPYQQNKASLIEKIAMLIKEKKIESISEVRDESDRRGMRIVLELKKDEIADVTLNQLYKMTPLQKSFGVILLSIVNGRPEILNLKQILQHFLLHRKTIVYRRTAYDLRKTEEKAHILEGLKIAISNLDEVVELIKKSAGPKEAKDGLMEKYKLSEIQAQAILDMRLQRLTGLERDKIVAEFEELMRQIARFKEILGDENEVMKIIREEFEEIKEKYGDARRTEIIEAPDEILPEDMIAHEEMVVTVTHEGYIKRNQVELYRAQRRGGKGVKGIQTHEEDFVCSLYLAITHDTFLFFTNHGKVFQRRVFEIPQASRIGRGKALVNLLNLAPGEKVAAIMPVTNFEFAEGEECYVLMVTKNGIVKKTDLREYARSMQRGKIALKIREGDEIISATITNGNNDIMLFSSNGMSVRFSEKNVRPMGRSASGVKGMTLNPGDTVVGVVVVDELTESILSVTENGFGKRTAVEDYPVRNRGGKGVFTIKTSERNGKAIGALQVVDEDEIMMITDGGKIIRTNMQNVRVIGRNTQGVNLFKLGAGEKVVAMDRVAEPSGGEEEEYDESEEGVIEE; this is encoded by the coding sequence GAGGTTTTCCCGGATATTTCAATCGAGAGCGAGCTGAAAAAATCCTACATGGATTACGCGATGAGCGTGATCGTCGGTCGGGCCTTGCCCGATGTCCGCGACGGTCTGAAGCCGGTGCATCGCCGCGCGCTTTTTGCCATGCGTGAGCTGAACAACTATCACAATCGACCCTACCTGAAATCGGCGAGGATCGTCGGTGATGTGATCGGTAAATATCATCCCCATGGCGACACGGCGGCCTACGACACCATCGTCAGGATGGCCCAGACCTTCTCGATGCGCTACCTGCTGGTCGACGGCCAGGGCAACTTCGGTTCGGTCGACGGCGATTCGCCGGCGGCGATGCGTTACACCGAAGCAAGGATGACCAGGATCGACCAGGAGATTATTGCCGATCTCGACAAGGAAACCGTCGAGTTTACCCCCACCTATGATAACACCCATATGGAGCCGGTGGTTTTTCCGACCAAGGTGCCGACCCTCCTGATCAACGGCTCATCGGGAATTGCGGTCGGCATGGCAACCAACATCCCGCCCCACAACATCACCGAGGTGATGAACGGTCTGATCGCCCTGATCGAAGATCCTTCGATATCCATTCATCAGCTGATGGAGATCATCACCGGGCCGGATTTTCCTACCGCCGCCTTTATCTGTGGCCGGGCCGGAATCCGGGAAGCCTACGAGACCGGTCGCGGCTCGATTCTGATGCGTTCCAGGACCGAGGTTGAGAAGAGCAAGAAGGCGAATCGCGAGTCGATCATTATCACCGAAATCCCTTACCAGCAGAACAAGGCGAGCCTGATCGAGAAAATCGCGATGCTGATCAAGGAAAAGAAAATCGAATCGATTTCCGAAGTCCGGGATGAGTCCGACCGTCGCGGGATGCGGATCGTGCTCGAGCTGAAGAAGGATGAAATTGCCGACGTCACCTTGAACCAGCTCTACAAGATGACCCCGCTCCAGAAGAGCTTCGGGGTGATCCTGCTCTCCATCGTCAACGGCCGGCCGGAGATTCTGAACTTAAAACAGATTCTCCAGCATTTTCTCCTGCACCGGAAAACCATTGTGTATCGCCGTACCGCGTATGATCTTCGCAAAACCGAGGAAAAAGCCCACATTCTCGAAGGCTTGAAAATCGCGATCAGCAACCTTGACGAGGTGGTAGAGCTGATCAAAAAATCGGCCGGACCCAAGGAAGCGAAAGATGGTCTGATGGAGAAATACAAGCTCTCCGAGATCCAGGCCCAGGCAATCCTTGACATGCGTCTCCAGCGCCTTACCGGGCTTGAACGCGACAAGATCGTGGCTGAGTTTGAAGAATTGATGCGGCAGATCGCGCGTTTCAAAGAGATCCTGGGCGATGAAAACGAGGTCATGAAGATCATCCGCGAAGAGTTTGAGGAGATCAAGGAGAAGTATGGTGATGCACGCCGTACCGAAATCATCGAGGCCCCGGACGAGATCCTGCCCGAGGATATGATCGCCCATGAGGAGATGGTGGTCACCGTCACCCATGAGGGGTATATCAAGCGGAACCAGGTTGAACTATACCGGGCCCAGCGGCGCGGCGGCAAGGGCGTCAAAGGGATCCAGACCCATGAGGAGGATTTTGTCTGTTCCCTCTATCTGGCCATCACCCACGACACCTTTCTTTTCTTTACCAACCACGGCAAGGTGTTCCAGCGCCGGGTGTTTGAAATCCCGCAGGCCAGCAGAATCGGTCGGGGCAAGGCGCTGGTCAACCTGTTGAACCTCGCCCCCGGGGAAAAGGTTGCGGCGATCATGCCGGTCACGAATTTTGAGTTTGCCGAGGGTGAGGAGTGCTATGTGCTGATGGTCACCAAAAACGGGATTGTCAAGAAGACCGATCTCCGGGAGTATGCCCGCTCGATGCAGCGCGGCAAGATCGCTCTGAAAATTCGCGAAGGAGACGAGATCATCTCGGCGACTATAACCAACGGCAATAACGATATCATGCTTTTCTCAAGCAACGGCATGTCGGTCCGATTCAGTGAAAAGAACGTCCGCCCCATGGGCCGATCCGCATCGGGAGTCAAGGGTATGACCCTGAACCCGGGCGACACCGTAGTCGGGGTGGTGGTGGTTGATGAGCTCACCGAGTCGATCCTGTCGGTCACCGAAAACGGTTTCGGAAAACGGACCGCAGTCGAAGACTACCCGGTCAGGAACCGTGGCGGCAAAGGTGTATTCACGATCAAGACCAGTGAACGGAACGGCAAGGCGATTGGTGCCCTGCAGGTGGTCGATGAGGACGAGATCATGATGATCACCGACGGCGGCAAAATTATCCGGACCAATATGCAGAATGTCAGGGTCATCGGTCGGAACACCCAGGGTGTCAACCTCTTCAAGCTTGGTGCGGGTGAAAAAGTTGTCGCCATGGACCGGGTGGCGGAACCTTCCGGTGGTGAAGAGGAAGAGTATGATGAGAGCGAAGAAGGAGTGATTGAGGAATAA